A region from the Medicago truncatula cultivar Jemalong A17 chromosome 6, MtrunA17r5.0-ANR, whole genome shotgun sequence genome encodes:
- the LOC25496921 gene encoding uncharacterized protein isoform X1, translating to MPLPCFQRFPPVCSVIDELSADPMQKLKPKITIAHIEKLVRTAKTVSDLQPALELLNAARTALDEIEKQREADFKRAAVEIKKLRVQVQKKIDEKAASKAAEVPIEEGTSKAAQVPNQQENEA from the exons ATGCCTCTACCTTGCTTCCAACGCTTCCCTCCTGTTTGCAGTGTGATTGACGAACTTTCTGCAGATCCCATG CAGAAATTGAAGCCTAAAATTACTATTGCTCATATTGAAAAGCTCGTGAGAACTGCGAAGACTGTGTCTGATTTACAACCTGCG TTGGAGTTGTTGAATGCAGCGCGTACTGCCCTGGATGAAATTGAAAAGCAGAGAGAAGCTGATTTTAAAAGGGCTGCAGTTGAAATTAAGAAACTGAGAGTTCAAGTTCAAAAGAAGATAGATGAAAAAGCTGCATCTAAGGCAGCTGAAGTTCCAATTGAAGAAGGTACATCTAAGGCAGCTCAAGTTCCAAACCAGCAGGAGAATGAAGCTTAA
- the LOC25496921 gene encoding uncharacterized protein isoform X2 produces the protein MPLPCFQRFPPVCSVIDELSADPMQKLKPKITIAHIEKLVRTAKTVSDLQPALELLNAARTALDKIEKQKEADFKRVTVEIKKLRVQVQKKIDEKAASKAAEVPNEEGTSKAAQVPNQQENEA, from the exons ATGCCTCTACCTTGCTTCCAACGCTTCCCTCCTGTTTGCAGTGTGATTGACGAACTTTCTGCAGATCCCATG CAGAAATTGAAGCCTAAAATTACTATTGCTCATATTGAAAAGCTCGTGAGAACTGCGAAGACTGTGTCTGATTTACAACCTGCG TTGGAGTTGTTGAATGCAGCGCGGACTGCCCtggataaaattgaaaagcaGAAAGAAGCTGATTTTAAAAGGGTTACAGTTGAAATTAAGAAACTGAGAGTTCAAGTTCAAAAGAAGATAGATGAAAAAGCTGCATCTAAGGCAGCTGAAGTTCCAAATGAAGAAGGTACATCTAAGGCAGCTCAAGTTCCAAACCAGCAGGAGAATGAAGCTTAA
- the LOC25496921 gene encoding uncharacterized protein isoform X3: MPLPCFQRFPPVCSVIDELSADPMKLKPKITIAHIEKLVRTAKTVSDLQPALELLNAARTALDEIEKQREADFKRAAVEIKKLRVQVQKKIDEKAASKAAEVPIEEGTSKAAQVPNQQENEA, encoded by the exons ATGCCTCTACCTTGCTTCCAACGCTTCCCTCCTGTTTGCAGTGTGATTGACGAACTTTCTGCAGATCCCATG AAATTGAAGCCTAAAATTACTATTGCTCATATTGAAAAGCTCGTGAGAACTGCGAAGACTGTGTCTGATTTACAACCTGCG TTGGAGTTGTTGAATGCAGCGCGTACTGCCCTGGATGAAATTGAAAAGCAGAGAGAAGCTGATTTTAAAAGGGCTGCAGTTGAAATTAAGAAACTGAGAGTTCAAGTTCAAAAGAAGATAGATGAAAAAGCTGCATCTAAGGCAGCTGAAGTTCCAATTGAAGAAGGTACATCTAAGGCAGCTCAAGTTCCAAACCAGCAGGAGAATGAAGCTTAA
- the LOC25496921 gene encoding uncharacterized protein isoform X4 codes for MPLPCFQRFPPVCSVIDELSADPMKLKPKITIAHIEKLVRTAKTVSDLQPALELLNAARTALDKIEKQKEADFKRVTVEIKKLRVQVQKKIDEKAASKAAEVPNEEGTSKAAQVPNQQENEA; via the exons ATGCCTCTACCTTGCTTCCAACGCTTCCCTCCTGTTTGCAGTGTGATTGACGAACTTTCTGCAGATCCCATG AAATTGAAGCCTAAAATTACTATTGCTCATATTGAAAAGCTCGTGAGAACTGCGAAGACTGTGTCTGATTTACAACCTGCG TTGGAGTTGTTGAATGCAGCGCGGACTGCCCtggataaaattgaaaagcaGAAAGAAGCTGATTTTAAAAGGGTTACAGTTGAAATTAAGAAACTGAGAGTTCAAGTTCAAAAGAAGATAGATGAAAAAGCTGCATCTAAGGCAGCTGAAGTTCCAAATGAAGAAGGTACATCTAAGGCAGCTCAAGTTCCAAACCAGCAGGAGAATGAAGCTTAA
- the LOC112422689 gene encoding protein MAIN-LIKE 1, whose protein sequence is MDNEDVGRTRRGKEALHASVPKEQVPNAPPRRRGRGRGRGRGRREELGGSSSQSQIDIEMPSSQSASGSQPPSVGVVQEGYDGGPSNMSLLPSFGQHIAAKIWNGGGRENTPRVLNNGKRIIDLKSALPPDVAAMGWFWNVIRASGLYPLLETNYGQVDHGLLIAFSLRWHSETSSFHLPVGEMTIALDDISCLLHIPVGGNLLFHESLSIHQGTEYLVNYLGLEFEEIAAETKRLKSAHITYDTLLSIYTSYLTEAKSYANQPGEEDSMEWYRTRCIRAFLLYLVGCTLFSDKAGSSCCVVYLKYFDELTTVNQWSWGATALAFLYNYLGDFTKPSCTSLSGYTCLMQAWIYEHFPDICPRDLDISYTEDRPRATRYMLRQGHAIQQCYRKALDRLEVDDIRRRTSFGFQGG, encoded by the exons ATGGATAATGAAGATGTTGGTAGGACACGGCGTGGTAAGGAGGCATTGCATGCTTCTGTCCCCAAAGAGCAAGTTCCAAACGCTCCACCAAGGAGACGTGGACGTGGACGTGGTCGTGGGCGTGGTCGGAGAGAGGAACTGGGTGGCTCTAGTTCCCAGTCTCAGATTGATATCGAGATGCCATCATCACAGTCAGCCTCTGGTTCACAGCCTCCTTCCGTGGGAGTTGTTCAGGAGGGATACGATGGAGGACCTTCAAACATGTCTTTGTTGCCGAGTTTTGGCCAACATATTGCAGCAAAGATTTGGAATGGAGGT GGCCGTGAAAACACACCTCGGGTGCTTAACAATGGCAAGCGAATAATAGACTTGAAATCAGCATTACCTCCAGATGTTGCTGCTATGGGATGGTTCTGGAATGTCATCAGGGCATCTGGTCTTTACCCGCTCTTGGAGACAAATTATGGTCAAGTGGACCACGGTCTCTTGATTGCTTTCTCATTGAGGTGGCACTCAGAGACGAGTAGTTTTCACCTTCCTGTAGGTGAAATGACAATCGCCTTGGATGACATTTCGTGCTTGCTGCATATACCTGTTGGAGGTAATCTGCTGTTTCATGAGAGCTTGTCTATTCATCAGGGGACAGAGTATTTGGTTAACTACTTAGGATTGGAATTTGAGGAAATTGCCGCGGAGACCAAACGTTTGAAATCGGCACATATCACTTATGATACGCTTTTGAGTATTTACACGAGCTATCTGACCGAAGCGAAATCGTATGCGAATCAGCCTGGGGAGGAAGATTCGATGGAATGGTACCGGACTCGGTGCATCAGAGCTTTTCTGCTCTATCTAGTTGGTTGCACATTGTTCAGTGATAAGGCCGGCAGTAGCTGTTGTGTTGTCTATTTGAAATACTTTGACGAACTGACTACGGTTAATCAATGGTCATGGGGTGCCACTGCTCTTGCTTTCCTCTACAATTATTTAGGTGACTTTACTAAACCCAGTTGTACGTCCTTGTCTGGCTACACTTGTTTGATGCAG gcatggATATATGAACACTTTCCAGACATTTGTCCGAGGGATCTTGATATCAGTTATACAGAGGACCGCCCACGTGCCACTCGGTACATGTTAAGACAGGGTCATGCTATACAACAATGTTACAGGAAGGCGTTGGATCGTCTTGAGGTTGATGACATCCGCCGGAGGACATCATTTGGTTTTCAGGGTGGATAA